CAGCAGCGGCCTGGCGGCCATCGTGGCCGCCATCATCGGCGGTGCCGCGTTGGTCGTGGCCTTCCTCCCGACAGGACCTGCGTCGTCCGGGTGAGCGTGGGCGGTCCCGGACGAACTAGCCGCCGACGTAGGTCTCGATGCGCTCGGCCAGCCGGTGCAGCACCGAGGCCACGGTGTCGAGCTCGTCGACCGTTGCGTCAGCGAGCAGCTCGGCGAAGATCTGCCGCCGGGCGCGGCGATGCGCCTCCAGGGCCAACCGCCCACCCTCGTCGATGACCACGACCCATCCTCGGCGGTCGGTCGGGTGCGGCTCCCGGCGGGCCAGGCCGGCCTCCTCGAGCGCCTGGACCTGCCGGCTCACCGTCGACACGTCCAGACAGAGGTGGTCGGCCAGCTCACCCACCCGCCACGACCGCTCGCCGAGGCGGACGAGCAGGACGTAGGCCGAACGGTCGAGGCGGACGCCGGCCTCGTCGGCCACCCTCTCGGTGAAGCGGGGCAGCGTCGCCCAGCGCACGACCCGGCTCAGCGAGTCGGTCAGGTCGACGACGTTCGGGGCGATCGGTTCCATCTCGGTCAGGTTACTGTGCGGAGCTGCGGAAGTTGTATCGTGCACCTTCTGGGCGATACAACGATGCGCCCGCATCCGATGTCCTGGAGGGCCTTGAACATGAACGATGCCGCAGCGGCACCTGACGCGCAGCTCACCCACCGGGAGGTCCTGGTGGTGATGAGCGGGCTCATGCTCGGCATGCTCGTGGCCGCACTCGGTCAGACCGTCGTCGCCACCGCCTTGCCGACGATCGTGGGCGAGCTCGGCGGCCAGGACCAGCTGGCGTGGGTGGTGAGCGCAACGCTGCTCACCTCCACCGCCTCGACGCCGCTGTGGGGCAAGATGAGCGACCTGTACGGCCGGCGGCCGCTGTTCCAGGCCGCCATCGTGGTCTTCCTCGTCGGGTCGGTGCTGTGCGGGCTCTCGCAGACCATGGGCCAGCTCATCGGCTTCCGCGCTGTGCAGGGCCTCGGGATCGGAGGCCTGATGGCCCTGTCGCAGGCCATCATCGGCGACATCGTCTCGCCCCGCGAGCGGGGCCGCTACCAGGGCTACATCGGCTCGGTGTTCGGCGTGTCGAGCGTCGGCGGACCGCTCATCGGCGGCTTCCTCGTCGATGGCCCGGGCTGGCGCTGGTGCTTCTACGTCGGCGTGCCCATCGGCATCGCCGCCTACGTGGTGACCAACCGGGTGCTCACCATGCCGTTCGCCCGTCGCGACCACCAAATCGACTACCTCGGGGCCGCGCTCATCGTCGGTGGCGTCTCCCTCCTGCTGCTCTTGCTCTCCCTCGGGGGCAGCGAGTTCGAGTGGGGCTCGACCGAGATCGCGGGCATGGCGGTCGGCAGCGCGGTGCTGCTCACGCTGGCCGTGGTGCAGGAGCGACGGGCGGCCGAGCCGATCATCCCGCCTCGCCTGTTCCGTATCCCGACGTTCCGGATCACCAGCCTGGCGGGCTTCATCGTCGGTGTGGCCATGTTCGGGGCCATCGTCTACCTGCCCCAGTACCTCCAGATCGTCAAGGGTCAGAGCCCCACCCGATCGGGTCTGCTCACCATCCCGCTGATGATCGGCCTCATGGGGATGTCGATCGGGTCGGGTCGGGTCATCACCCGCACCGGTCGCTACAAGGTGTTCCCGGTGGTGGGCCTGATCGTGGTGGCCATCGGCTTGTCGCTGTTCTCCCTGCTCGGCGTCGACACCCCGCTTCCGGTCGCCGGCGCCTACATGCTCGTCCTCGGAGCAGGTCTCGGCATGGTCATGCAGGTGCTCGTGCTCGCCGTCCAGAACGCGGTCGAGCACCGCGACCTCGGCACGGCGACGTCGGCGGCGACCTTCTTCCGCTCGATGGGCGGGGCCCTCGGCGTGGCCGTCTTCGGGGCGCTGCTGTCGAACCGGTTGGGCCGGTACATCCCCGAGCGACTCGCCGCTGCCGGGGTCGAAGACCGAGCCGGCGGCGGGGACCTGCTCGGGACACCGGATGCGATCGCTGCGCTGCCCGGCCCCGTGCGGGACGCCGTGCTCGGCGGCTTCGCCGACAGCCTGTCCGACATCTACACCATCGCCATCCCCATCGCGTTGGTCGGCTTCGTCGTCGTCCTGTTCCTGCCTGAGCTCCCGCTGCGCACCTCGGTTCGGGACCAGGAACCGGTGGTCACCGACGGCGAAGCGGTCAGCGCCGCTTTCGAGACCTCGTTCGTCGACGACAACGCTGACGTCCCGGATCTCACCGAGAGCGGGGTTCAGGCTTTCGACCGCCAGACCGACGCCACCGGCAACCCCTGACCGGGGGCCGCTGCCCAGCCGGGCCGGCCAGCCGGCCCGGACGGTGATACCAGTGGTACGCGGATGTTGCATCGTGCAGCACCTCGCGTGCCACCGGGAGGACCGATGACGGTCACCGACCTGCCGCCCGCCACCGATGCCGCGGAGGTGCCGGACCACCACGTGGTCATCATCGGCGCCGGCTTCGGCGGCATCGGCGCCGCCATCGAGCTCGAGCGGGCCCGTCGAGGAAGTGGCGGGGCATCCCCTCCTGGCGCTCGATCGACATGCGCCGGGTCGTCACGGACCGTTCAGGGTGGGTGAGGGTGGTCATGTTGGCTCCTTGGTCGACGTCGGTCACCGGAGGTGTCCAGGACACCGTAACCGAAACGATGTCACGGCGATACCTCGTTGTTGCATCGCCACGCAGCGGGTGGCATGGTGGGGAACCGAGGCGCGACCACGACGACTCGGTGCTGGCCGACCTGTACCGCTACTTCCACGCGGAGGAGCGGCGCCACGCCAACGCCGAGCTCGCGCTGATGCGGCGCTGGGACATGCTCGACGGCGACGGCCCTCCCGAGCCCGACATCAGCATCCGCCTGGCGATGGACTGGTTGGACCGCTACGCGGACTCGCTGCCCCTCGCGGTGCTCGGCGCGGCGATCCCGATGCTCGAGGTCGCCCTCGACGGTGCCCTGCTCAAGTTCCTCACCGACGAAGTGGCCGACCCGGTCTGCCAGCAGGTGTTCGAGCTGGTCAACAACGACGAGTCCCGGCACCTCGCGGTGGGCTACCACGTGCTCGAGGTGCTCGGTCGCGATCCCCTCCACGTCCATGCCATCACCGCGGCGCGGGTGCTGCTGTCGCCCGCGGTGCTCGCCTCGCTGCCGGCGGCCGTGCCCCTGTTCTCCCACGCCCGAGACAACATCGTGGGCATGGGTCTGGACGAGGCCAAGCTGGCCGAGGCGCTCGGTCGGTTCGAGAAGGTGGGGGACCGCCAGCCCGACGTGCGCCGGAACCCGTCGTACCTCGCACTCAAGGAGTTCGGCAAGATGGTGGTCGACCGCAGTCATCCGTACCACCTGCTGAGCGACCGGGTCACGCGGGCGATGGCCCACTACCCCCGGAGGTTGCTGCGCCGACCGCCGTCGTGGATCGACCAGCTCACCTACGAGCCCGTGGTCTGACGTGGCCGTCGATGCCATCCCTCGCCTCAACCGGTCCCAGCTGCCGGGCATCGTGGACTTCGCCGGGCCCGTGACCCCTGCGAGCACCCTGGTGGTGGCCGGCGGGGATCCCGACGCCGTCGTGGCCTGTGTGGGCTCCGACCGCGACGCTCGACGCTGTGGTCGCCCTGGCTGCCGCCGGTCGTCGAGTGAAGGTCTTCGAGGACCGACCCCGCCTCGTGCTCCCCGAGGGTCGTCGGGTGCCCGGGCGGGCCGAGCTCCTCGCGGCCGCAGCCGGACCTCGGCGCGTGGCCGCCGCCTGCAGCGCCCGGATCCCGACGCTGCCCCTGGTCCGTCGCGGCCTCGCTGGCGCGCCCGTCCGGGCCCACCGCCTCGCCGGGTCGCACCAGCGCCGCCGGCTCGTGCCCGATCCGTGGATGCGCCGTCAGCTCACGCCCTCACGCCACGACCACCGCCCCCCGCTCCGCTCCGACGGCTACTACCGGGCGCTGGCGAGCGGGCGGGCACAGCTGGTGAGCTGGCCGATCGCTCGCATCACGACCGACGGCATCCGGACCTGCGACGGGCTCGAGCACCGCATCGACCACCTCGTCGTGGCCGGCTGAGCTCCCGCCGCAGCGGCGCCTGCCCCGCCGGATCAGGCGGTGGAGGCCTCGTCCGTGGAGGCGATCTCGGCGCTGGCCATGTCGCCGAACAGGAACGCGAGCAGCTCGGGGTCGGCCAGGATCGCCCAGTCCGGCGCCATGAGCTTCGCGTACCGCTCGAAGTACAGGAGCTGCTTCGCCACGAGCACCAGCTCCTGCGGCAGGCGGACCTCGTAGCGGGTGCCGATGCGAACGATGTCGATCAGCACCTGCCCGTAGCTGATCTCCGACAGCGGCTGGCCGAGGATCGGCTCGACGATCTCGGCGATGTCGGCAGCGGACTGCTCCAGGCTCGTCGGGTTGAGCACGGCCCCATGTCGAAGATCGCTTGGGCCACCGCCTCGAAGTCGCCGGACACGAGCAGGGCCGGCAGGCCGCGCCGCACGATCTCGCGCGTCTCGTCGTCGAAGGACCCGCAGATCCCGAAGTCGAGGAAGACCACCTCGCCGTCGGTGTCGAGCATCAGGTTGCCGGCGTGCACGTCACCATGGAAGAAGCCGTGCACGAGCGCCGCCTCCAGCCACGCCCGCACCTCGCGCTTGAGCGCGGCTCCCAGGTCCCATCCGGTGGCCTGCCAGCTCGACCAGGTCGTCGATCTTGTACCCGTGCATGCGCTCCATGGTCAGCACGCGCGGGCTGGTCAGCTCCCAGTGCACCGTCGGGACCCGCACCCGCCCGGTGCGTGGCCGGCGGCGACGATCCGACCGAAGCGCTCCATGGAGCGGGCCTCGACGATGAAGTTGAGCTCCTCGCTCAGCGTGGTGGCGAAGTCCTCCACCACCGCCACCGGATTGGCCATGCGCCCCTTGGCCGAGACCTTGTCGAGGACGCGGGCGAGCTTGAGCAGGATCCGCAGGTCCGACGACAGGATCTTGCCGATCCCCGGGCGCTGGACCTTCACCACCACGTCGGACCCGTCGTGCAGGGCGGCGGCGTGGACCTGGGCGATCGACGCCGACGCCATCGGCGTGCGGTCGAACGAGGCGAACAGCTCGTCGTGGTGGCCGCCGAGCTCGGCCTCGATCACCTCCACGATGTGGCGTAGGCCACCGGGGGCACGCTGTCGAGGCACGCGCGCAGCTCGTCGGCCAGGACGTCGGGGAACAGGCCAGGGCTCGAGGCGACCAGCTGCGCGAGCTTCACGTAGGTGGGGCCGAGCTCCTCGAAGGACTGGCGGAGCGCCACCGCGCCGCGTTCGGCGCGGGGCCGCGGCCCCGGGCACAGGGTGCGCGCGGCGGCCCGGCCGAGGAGGCGAGCGGTGGAGGCGGCGCGCCCCACCTCGCGGAGTCGCAGGCGCTCGATCTCGCTCGGAACCAGACGTTCGATCCGCACGGCAACCTCCTGATGCTGATACAGTGCCGTCTCATCGTTGCATGCGGCGTCTCCCGGTGCCGCATCGGGAGCACTGGGGGTCCAGGATGACCGTGACCGAAGCGAGCCCGAAGGTGCCGCCACCACGGGCCCCCGGCGACGCCGACCCGTGGGAGGTGCAGCTCGACCTCGGGGGCAGCGGCCCCGGTGACGCAGCTCGACTGCTGGAGATCGCCTCCACCCTGGTGCGCCACGGCGCCGTGGTCGCCGTCCGGCGCGGTCCCTTCATCGTGCTGCGGCTGCGCCGACGGGCCCCCGCGCCCTCCCCGTGGCGCTGCGGCGCAGCTTCGCCGACCTCGGGCCCACGTTCGTGAAGTTCGGGCAGCTCGTCGCCTCGAGCCCCGGGCTGTTCCCCGACGTGGCCGCCAACGAAATCCGCAGCCTCCTCGACGAGGTCCCCACCATCGCGGCCCGCGACGTCCATCGCATCGTCGAGCGGGCGCTCGGCCGTCCCGTCGGCGTGGCCTTCGCCGCGTTCGACGACGTACCGCTCGCCGCCGCATCGATCGCCCAGGTCCATCGGGCCCGGCTCGCCGACGGCACCGACGTGGTCGTCAAGGTCCGCCGCCCGGGGCTCCGCAACCGGGTCGCCCGGGACACCCGGATCCTGCGGATGCTGGCGACGGTGCTGGGACGCGCCGGTGGCCGCGGTCAGATCATGAACCTGGTCGCCATCGTCGACGACTTCACCGCCACCTTGCGCTACGAGCTGGACTTCCGGAACGAGGCCCGCTGGATGGCGCAGTTCCGGTCCAACCTCGAGACCTTCGACGACAACCGCCACGTGACGACGCCCATGCCGATCGAGGGCATGTGCACCCAGCGCGTGCTGGTGATGACCTACGTGGACGGGCACCCGGTCGACCGCCTGGACCTGCTGGCCGAGTCCGGCCACGACTTCGAGGAGCTGCTGCGCCTCGGCGTGCGCGCCTGGCTCGAGTCGGCCTT
This portion of the Actinomarinicola tropica genome encodes:
- a CDS encoding MDR family MFS transporter, which produces MRSCGSCIVHLLGDTTMRPHPMSWRALNMNDAAAAPDAQLTHREVLVVMSGLMLGMLVAALGQTVVATALPTIVGELGGQDQLAWVVSATLLTSTASTPLWGKMSDLYGRRPLFQAAIVVFLVGSVLCGLSQTMGQLIGFRAVQGLGIGGLMALSQAIIGDIVSPRERGRYQGYIGSVFGVSSVGGPLIGGFLVDGPGWRWCFYVGVPIGIAAYVVTNRVLTMPFARRDHQIDYLGAALIVGGVSLLLLLLSLGGSEFEWGSTEIAGMAVGSAVLLTLAVVQERRAAEPIIPPRLFRIPTFRITSLAGFIVGVAMFGAIVYLPQYLQIVKGQSPTRSGLLTIPLMIGLMGMSIGSGRVITRTGRYKVFPVVGLIVVAIGLSLFSLLGVDTPLPVAGAYMLVLGAGLGMVMQVLVLAVQNAVEHRDLGTATSAATFFRSMGGALGVAVFGALLSNRLGRYIPERLAAAGVEDRAGGGDLLGTPDAIAALPGPVRDAVLGGFADSLSDIYTIAIPIALVGFVVVLFLPELPLRTSVRDQEPVVTDGEAVSAAFETSFVDDNADVPDLTESGVQAFDRQTDATGNP
- a CDS encoding ferritin-like domain-containing protein, which encodes MLADLYRYFHAEERRHANAELALMRRWDMLDGDGPPEPDISIRLAMDWLDRYADSLPLAVLGAAIPMLEVALDGALLKFLTDEVADPVCQQVFELVNNDESRHLAVGYHVLEVLGRDPLHVHAITAARVLLSPAVLASLPAAVPLFSHARDNIVGMGLDEAKLAEALGRFEKVGDRQPDVRRNPSYLALKEFGKMVVDRSHPYHLLSDRVTRAMAHYPRRLLRRPPSWIDQLTYEPVV
- a CDS encoding MarR family winged helix-turn-helix transcriptional regulator, with amino-acid sequence MEPIAPNVVDLTDSLSRVVRWATLPRFTERVADEAGVRLDRSAYVLLVRLGERSWRVGELADHLCLDVSTVSRQVQALEEAGLARREPHPTDRRGWVVVIDEGGRLALEAHRRARRQIFAELLADATVDELDTVASVLHRLAERIETYVGG
- a CDS encoding AarF/UbiB family protein, whose protein sequence is MEVIEAELGGHHDELFASFDRTPMASASIAQVHAAALHDGSDVVVKVQRPGIGKILSSDLRILLKLARVLDKVSAKGRMANPVAVVEDFATTLSEELNFIVEARSMERFGRIVAAGHAPGGCGSRRCTGS
- a CDS encoding AarF/UbiB family protein translates to MGAALKREVRAWLEAALVHGFFHGDVHAGNLMLDTDGEVVFLDFGICGSFDDETREIVRRGLPALLVSGDFEAVAQAIFDMGPCSTRRAWSSPLPTSPRSSSRSSASRCRRSATGRC
- a CDS encoding NAD(P)/FAD-dependent oxidoreductase, coding for MVALAAAGRRVKVFEDRPRLVLPEGRRVPGRAELLAAAAGPRRVAAACSARIPTLPLVRRGLAGAPVRAHRLAGSHQRRRLVPDPWMRRQLTPSRHDHRPPLRSDGYYRALASGRAQLVSWPIARITTDGIRTCDGLEHRIDHLVVAG
- a CDS encoding AarF/UbiB family protein; translation: MRVPTVHWELTSPRVLTMERMHGYKIDDLVELAGHRMGPGSRAQARGAGVAGGGARARLLPW